A single genomic interval of Armigeres subalbatus isolate Guangzhou_Male chromosome 1, GZ_Asu_2, whole genome shotgun sequence harbors:
- the LOC134208903 gene encoding general odorant-binding protein 99a-like, with product MKLLIAVFALIAVVAADFKVSTSEDLLQYRTECVSALNVPAEYVEKFKKWEFPEDDTTKCYIKCVFNKMQLFEDTEGPLVDNLVQQLAHGRDAEEVRTEVLKCVDKNTDNNACHWAYRGFQCFQKNNLSLIKASIKKD from the exons atGAAACTATTAATTGCCGTATTCGCTCTTATCGCAGTG GTTGCTGCCGACTTCAAAGTTTCCACCTCGGAGGATCTGCTGCAGTACCGCACGGAGTGTGTCTCTGCGCTGAACGTTCCGGCCGAATACGTGGAGAAGTTCAAGAAGTGGGAATTCCCCGAAGACGATACCACCAAGTGCTACATCAAGTGCGTGTTCAATAAGATGCAGCTGTTCGAGGATACTGAAGGCCCTCTGGTCGATAATTTGGTCCAGCAGCTGGCTCACGGTCGCGACGCTGAAGAAGTCCGCACGGAGGTACTGAAGTGCGTGGATAAGAATACGGACAACAACGCTTGCCACTGGGCATACCGCGGATTCCAGTGCTTCCAGAAGAATAATCTGTCCCTGATCAAGGCCAGCATCAAGAAGGATTGA